CAGGCACTGTCATTCTTTGCATCCCAGAGCTGCCTCTATGGCTCAGGAGTACCTGTGAGACAAGCTGGGGCTCAGGCGGGAACCCTCAGAATGCTTTTGACCTGAAGGGAAGgtctttattcttccttttgcCTGTGGTCATCCCACTCCAGACAGTATTCTCTGGCTCTGTTTAACAtgccttccctccttttttccaTCTTACTGTAGCCACTTGGAAGAAACCTTCCCCCTTCTCAGAGGACAGACATTGCCCTTGCAACCCTTGAGAAGATCATTGGAGACTACAGCTTTGATGAAAAGAAGTGGGCTGAGACTATGCTGGATGTAGTTTGGAGAGACCCTGGAACCTGGCTGATGGATGTAAGCAGTGTGAGGCTAGATTGTCATGCCCTACCCTGCCTCCCACAGCTTCCCTTCCtgtggcagctgccagcaagCGAGGCGTGTGGCTACTGCTCTGTAATTAGAGCTTTTAGGCCAGGGTGGCCACTGTCGtcctgatggaaaggaaattgtgtgttttgtacaggcaagagaaataCGGGCCCTGCTTCCAGGTGTCATGGAGACCCTGAGGTTTGCCAACACAGCCATAACTCTGAAGGTGctgaatatcttcagaaatgcagtgcGCCATCTGGGGAAGAGGCACACCAGTCTCTTTgctctggagctggctgagaagaTCCTGCCTCTTTTTAATCATGTAAGTCTGCTGtgggaggctgagctctgcgGACGGATGCTTGACAGGAGcgccttctcctttctttccttctctgggcTCTCAGGAATGAGATGtcttgtgggctctgcagcccagcaggccgTGTCCCTGGTAGCGCAGCTTGGTTGTTCTTGGTGATGTCAGGCCCCTGTGCTGGGGCTCAACCTGGCACCTGAGCAAAACACCTTCTGCCAAGGGTTACTTTCAGAACCTCCAGCGCTCCCTTTTCTACCAGTGCCAAGCATTCTCTCCAGGGaccacagcagggatgtggaggCTGAGCAGGCAGCGTGTGCCCCAAAGGCACTGCCAAAAGCCAGCTCTGTCTCCTCCTTGTCCAGCATTCCCAGTGTGCCGGGACAGCTCCGCTTTGACCTGGTGGGCTGGGGGAGCACTCTGAGGCACAGACACCCCATGCTGGAAACCTGTCATGGTGCTTTGCATGACTGCACGGCACCTTTGTGCAGAATGTGTCTCCAGAGCACCTCCTTTCACATCAGCCATGCCTACACTCATCACCACGGGCAGTGAGAGTGTGTTGCTGAGGTCTGAGGTCCTCCTGTTCTCCCTCAGGCATCATGTGAAGTGCGAGAGGGTTCCATCTGCCTCTTCACGGATGTGATGGACGCTGTGGTGTGGtataagaaaggaaacatgaagAAGATCGTGCGCAGggtcctgctccctctgctctttcaaaTGAGTGACGAGACCCCGAGCGTCGCACAGGTACAAATTTCAGACCTGACCAGTATGCAGGCAGTggtgtgctgacagctcagcaATGATTTGCAATTGAGAGCAAGTTCAGCAAGCATTCAGATACTGGGatgtgtgtctctgtgtgtggTGCCACGTCCCTGcatctgttgttctgcaggCATCTGGGGAAGCCCTCGTGTCTTGTGCAAAGTTCCTGAAGTGGAAGGAGCTCAAGCACCAGGCCCGGCAGAAGAACACAGCGGGGATCATGAAGTGTTTGGTAAGGACAATCACACAGCCCCCACCTTTTTGCTGGGGGAAAGGGGATGCTGGAGGAGGGGTTGCACCAGCAGCTGTGGACGCTCAGCAAGCCCcatgctcttctgctcttctccagctgcagcaggacagaaagagagtgaaaggctacctgcagcagagcctgacATACCTGGAGGATTCTCAGGCCTCCTTGCGATGTGAGGCTGTCAGATTCATTGGTGAGCCCAACCCCTGTGTCCCTCTTTGGGTCCTGCCCTGGCAGGATGGCACAGCCCTGAAGCCCCCAGGTACACCCTGCCCATGCCGGTAGGTAGTCCCAGTGGGTgccatccctgcctgcagaaaggaaggggaagcagctgggctggcgGGGCAGGGTCCTGAGTTCCTGGCAGTGTGTTGGGGAGCGGGTGTCTGATGGAGCTCTTTCCCTAGGGCTGACTGGGAAGCACTCCAGGGTACAGAGTGAGAAGATGCTGAATGAACTCTGCAGTGGTGAGTGAGGgtagtgctgtgtgtgttggggctgggggcagagcctgggcagcatgcagctgtgctttgccctgctgcaaggGCAGAGGAGCATTCCTGGCAATCCTGAGCAGTGTCTTCCAGCTGACCCCTCAGTCTCACATGCTCCTCCTGACTAGGAAAAGCAAGGAGTGGGGTTGGCATGGTCCGCAGGGGAAGCTGGTGGCTCTCTGTAGACTGGGGGGTTCAAtctcagctctgtttccttctgttgcagcccTTCAGCCTTTGGAAGATGACACCCATCTGGCAGTCTGTTACCTGGCATCTGAGACAATCCAGAAGCTGTGGCATCAAAAGGAGAAGGCGGCATCAGCACGGAGCAGGATCACAGCACTTTGCCGCTGGTCCTGCATAGCCAACTGAAGGATCATTCTTGTACAGCAACGTTGCTTGGTCACCTGTACAGTAACGTTGCTAGGACACACGTTCCTGTCATGCAAGACAGACCCTCTTAACAACAGAAGGAGACTAGGAGCACGGACATCTTGAAACAAAAGGACAGGAACCAAGCTGGTTAGAACTGGGTCTGTAGTTAAGTGACTGATTAAGGTGAAAAGCACACCAGAAAACCTTTGCAAGGAAGACCTGGAGAAGACATCTGCCCATGACCATCAGAGAGCagcatgcatgcacacagatgCAGAACATATCATAATTTCCCTGACTTAACTGGAAATCATTGTATGAGTTCTTAGAACTGtttaagcaagcagaaaagttaCGGTTTTCCTAgcttttgcaaagctgaaatgctgggcagcaaagctcctgcttgCTTATAATGCTGCGTGCCTGGGCATAAGTAAGTGTCAtgtggaaaaagacaaaaaacttattttcttttcctatgtctTGGACACCCAGCAATCCAGACTTCAAGATCTTTGCTTTcaagtttgcatttcaaagcagGATTAGAAATGATTCTGCGAACTTTCTTTGATGACATTTGACTCTTAAAATATCACCAATAATACTGCTTTTATTACTACCAATAACagcaacacaacaacaaaataatggaagatgaaGGAAGGCACAGGGAGAAGAGTCACTGGAGGAAACTTCTCCTATAAACTGAATTGGTGTTAGAGTCCCTGTGCACAAGAACCAAGGATGAAGCGAGCATGTTTTGTCCTCTTCAGAATGCAATAGGGTTCATCTTGTCACCAGAACAAGACCGGGGTTTTGCTGGATTGTTGGAAATGGGAAACCAAAAATCACCAAGCTTCCTCCAAAAGTGGACTTGACCTTTTGTCTCTGCAACCATCTGTGTGCAGAGTGAGCTACTGGAGACCTCTGCTCAGATCCTTAAGATTTCATGTCTATTaccatctctcttcctgaagatcttgtgaagaaaggcttttcctgTGAGGATGAAGCACTGATAGGAAACGTTACAGCTAGTTTTGCTGTGGGGAGTTTACCTGTGTGTGACACACGCATTCTTCTGACAGCTGCTATCACTCAGgttattaataaaaatcatGCTTTAATTACTTTGTGCCTCGCAGATTAATCTGACTTTAAGAAAACTGGGCtgactttgtttgctttgctcaaCACTGGCAGCATTGAGGTAATAGAAGACATTCTCAAGAATAATTCCTAACAGTGAAGGACTGGTGGGTGATGTGAAGGCTGGGGAACATcttgggcagagtgaccatTAAATGGTAGAATTCTTTGTTCTTGGAAATGTCAGAAGGGTGACGAGCTAAGCTGCTCACCTGAACTTCTGGAGGATGGACTTTAAGCTGTTCAGAACACCTGTTGCAGGGGTCTCTTGGGAGTTGCTCTTTAAGTGTAGAGAGGTCCTCAACatggaaatcttaaaggcacaagaacaggctgtccctgaATGCCGCAaggggagctgcagtggaagaCCAATGTGGATGAACTGGATTCTTTGGAGAACTGGGCTAATAGCAACAGCATGCAGttccactgaagaaaataagaagttcCCAAGCCAGCATTCATCatccttgtgattctatgatctcatcATTTAAGTACACAATACACTCCAAAGGGATAAAGTCATTTCCCAGATACTCCGCAGGCTCAGGCGGGAGCAGTGCCATCATTATTttgaagacaaaacagaaagagctCTTAAAAACAGATGTCCGTGGCACGAAGACCTACCACACATTTTATGATAGCTTCATCTTTTGGCCATTCTGCACGCGAAGGCTGAAACAACTGATATCACAGGATATCAGTAACACTCCCTCCCACGGGCAAATCCCTAACAAAAAACAATAGCTTCCCATCAGCAAACAGGGCATGAGACTGAACCCTTAACTCTCAAATCCCTTCTGACGAAAGCATTTACTTCTTACAATTAATGAGGCACAAAAAGAGGCCAGAGTGCTAAGACGTAATCAACAGCCAAAAATAGAAGGAGCCGGTCCTGACTTTGCTCATTTACTGCTTTCCACCAGGCAAAGTTTGACTTCTCACTGGCGTAGAGGAAGCGGTTACCCTTTGGGGGTTGCACCAGATTGAGAGTATTCCTTTGGATCCGCAGGctggctgtgccctgctgcagtCCTgagcagcacaaactgttctctgaCCTCTGCTGGGCACAAATTGCTGTAATCACTCCAGGAAATTTGAGAGATGTGGGGATTTTCTTTGTCGTTACATTCTAACGTTGCAGTTGCTTCCTGAGGACAAGTCAGAAGGGGTTGCTCCCCTTACTCCTCAGTGTTGCTTAAAAATTTATGTCTAACATGTAATTCAATAGAAAAAAGCACCAATTAAAGAGTTCTCTTACCTAGGAGCAGCTTTCTTACCTGGAGCCATGCTTTTCCCCATTAAAGTCACAACAGGAAATAAAGTTAACAAGAGAAATGATGCTCAGAGTAACTGTTCCTCCATTTTACCTGGTGCTATTAAAAGCTGTTAATTTTAACAGCAGTCAAACACACCGGGGAATAGTCAGGGATCAGTTCTGCATACATTAACTGACAGGCAGAGCACTGCACCAGGCGCAACCACTTTCACTTATTGCTCCCTATTTTTCCTCTGGTAGCCTAACCACCTTCCACTCGCAGTAATTACTGCGCCAGAACCCCCAGCAGACAGCTGCTCTCATTCAGATGGGTATAAAGAAAGCAGCACTTTTATCACTCCAAATCTCTACCAGTTCTTCCAACTCCGCTCCTGTATGAATTTCAGAAtccatttttactttatttctcatctgctcatctattttttttaaacaactgaCAGATTTCGTTCTCTCTGCATTTAAGAGGATCAAGTGTCAAACAAATGGCACCTCCATTGAATTAGGAAGCAAGCACTTTCCAGTAACTAATTTATCAAGGCTTGGACATGATCAGCTAACCAAGAATAAGACATATAATTCTCCTTGTGAAAACTGGGAAATAAAGGCAGGATTGTATGCATTGCTTTTCCCCAGACTACACAGCAAGAAGCCATTTGCATTGTGGTGAGAACATAAACCAAGCAGGCATTTATACAGCAGTGACACCAGAGTAAGATTAATACCAGTCACAGCAAGCCTTATTCACTCACTGCATCACTTCTAATTCCTATCTAGTCCATCTCTGATACATccatgatcctatgattctatgtctaTGGTATCTATTACCCTATAAGCACACTTAGCTAAAAGACTCCTACCTGCCATCACAGGAAGCTTACTTGGCCACACATCCATTTCAAGCTGCCCTGATAGAGCATTGAAAATTCAGTTCTACTTCTTATCTCCTGAATTAGGGATGACAAATTAAAGCCTTCCATTCCAATCGTTTCCAACTAATCCTCTCAGTACATAAGAATCAATTGGGAAAAGATAACTATGACACAGCTGAACCTCTCATTCACCTCTTGTTAGTCTCATACTCTAAATAACACCCTGAGTTCTGATGCTTTGAACCAATTTGATCAAAGCTTTAACTAAGACAAGCAAAGATAAAGCACAAAATCCAATTTGCTTTAGAAATATGCTGGTATTTCGAAAGAAAGCTGCTTAATAACCTTAAAAACAAGCATTCCATTTCAGTGCTTCAAAATGACGTGCCTGGCCATTCAGTGTAACATATCCCTACCTGAGTTACCAGTATGTTCTCTGACCTGTTACCAACATTAATACTGCAAGGGCATTTTAGAGCCATCCGTTACAAGTTTTGTATCTTCTGCCCTGCATGCCAGGCTTTGGGGCTGGGCTTTAAATATAATCGGATTTTCATTCCCTAAGATAGCCTTAGAAAGGTGTCCTGATAGCACAGACCCAGGGGAAGAGCAGTCACACACCATCAGCCCCAGGGAGCTCAAGGGGAAGAACAACCAAACAGGCATAAGGAAGGCGAGCTTGGAGGGCAGATCTTATTACTAAGGTACCAATTATTGAAGTCTGTACTTCAGTGACTTTCAGTCTCATCAGGAATTAACATGGCTTCACTGCAGCTCGTTCGCAACTCAACCTGAGACCATAGGAAACTCCACACAGCGTTAGCACAGCTGTATTAAGCATACTGCTTGTCATTCAGTAGCATTCTTCGTTCTCTTCCTTAAACATTAAAACCAACCTAACAACAAGATGCGGAACCAGAGGATGTTAGCCCAGCCAATTAGCTGGCTTTACCCTGAAACACAACCACTTACTGCAGTAGGCCTCCATTTCACCACCATCATTTAAGTCAACATTCCTACCGCATTATAAAGGAGTTGCTTCCTGCATTGCTCGCATTTCCTCAGGAAGCCCACAGTCCAGAAGGAAATAACACACAGCTTTGCCCATTGGAGCAGtgaagccagcagcacagcttcaaATCGAACCAGCTCTTTATTactaaataaaacaacattCCTAGACatcaaaaaaaacaaataagcaaagcCCACAAGGCAGTGGTATGTTATTTTTCAATGCGCGGAGTATATCAATGCTTATCCATTTGTTCACCTGCCATGCCAAGTTCCTTTATGTTCTTCAACAGACTTAAATATCACTGTTTTGCAGCACCATTCATTTATCTTACACACCAAGAGAAGCACAAGTCACAACGTTTACGGCTTCAGAGCTCTGAAGCCTTCGACTTGCGTTTTACCCATTAGAGTATTACAAGACAGTTCTTTATTTTGACAAAATAAAGTGCCTGGTTTATGTACAAACTATTaaaataatagttaaaaaaGTAAACTTAAAAACCTGCCATGAAAGCAGTGATGCCACGCTGTTGCCTCCAGGGTATCCATTGAGTTTAAGAGCAGAAatcctcagctgcttctttATGCAGAGCTGGAGAAGCTAGTGGTTAAGTTGCCCATTACCCCCCATCTAGCAGAAGGATGATGCCCACATTTCATTAAGTATGAGTAACGTTTTACCTAAGCATTCTAAGAATCAACACCTTTGGCAAAACCTAATAAAAAGGGATCTTGCTGTCAGAGCTACACCTGCATCCTTAGAAGTACCAATATCACCACACTTCTCAAGAGTGGGACTTGAACACGGAAATCAAGGCACGCTGGCTCAATATGCTTGACACTTCCTTGCAAAGAGGGgagtgtacacacacacacactaacTCGTGCCTCAGTCCCCTTAAAATTCTGCATCCAGGGTGAAGGAGTTGTCAGTGGGCTTTGACATCACTCCCATCCTCTGATATTCACCTACTCGCTTCTCGAAGAAATTGGTCTTGCCTTCCAGAGAGATGTTCTCCATGAAATCAAAAGGATTCTCCACCTTGTATATCTGAAAGGCAAAGGCAATGATACGGTCACCAGGGATTCTCCAATTTTCGATACAAGAACACATTAAAAGAATCAGTAAAGAGGTGTACAATGATGCCATTGGTGGGCTAACTAGCTGAGTAAACCAATCCTGGTCCCAAACCTTTCCTACTATGTTCATTTCTATCTTTAAACTGCAGATTATTCAGTAGAGAGAAGCACAGCAACCCCTGTGTGGTTTTCATCAGCATCCTTTCACTTCTTATTCAGTGGCTATCCAAACATCTTCCAACCGTGGGACTACTAACTGAGTTTATATCAATAACGCTGCTGCCATTTTAAGATTAGGGTTTCTGGAAGAAATTAAACTTCATATGATCTTTTTCCCCCATGACAGATTCCGTGTATTAGCCTTACCTTTCTAAATCCCAGTTCCAACATCAGCCGGTCTGCTACGAACTCGATGTATTGTTTCATTAAAGTGCAGTTCATGCCAATCAACTTAACAGGCAGAGCCTCCGTCAAGAATTCCTGCAGATAACAGAAGCACACTGTGTACAGAAGCTGGCATCCATTCTGAGCTGCCTAGGGTAACGTTATACCCAACAGCTCGCAGCTCTACACTTAATTGTAACCAAGATCCCAAACAAGGAGCAGACAATTACCTGTTCTATGAGAACTGCATTCATGATGATTTCCTTTACTCTTTCCTCTGATGGTTTGTGTAGCAAGTGCTTGAACATGAGGCAGGCAAAATCACAGTGCAAGCCCTTGAAAGAAGCATCAGAAAGTTCTTTAAAGAACACCGATTTAAAAGAATAACTCCAATCAGTGGCACAGACTATAGAGCTTAAAGTCTAAGCACCATCATGGTACTTTGCCACAGTGCTGCTATCTACACAAAACTCTCTGCCTAACCAGGAAGACGTACACTCAAATTCAGGCCATCCCAACTGCACATGATaccacagcactgagagcaagAGCTGGTGAGAAACCTGATGCTACTTAAGTGGTGCTTTCATTCATTTGCTGCTCTAAGATCCACAACGCCTCAATATTAACACACTTCAGTGAGCTTTACAAACTGCCCATTTCTAAATGTATTCCTGCTGTAAAACACTCTATTTTACTCCAACAAGCTATGTGGCAATCTTAATATGGTAATCTTAACTGCTGGAACTTGGTTCTTACCTCATCTCTACTGATGAGCTCATTAGAAAAAGTGAGTCCAGGCATTAAACCTCTTTTCTTCAGCCAAAAAATGGATGCAAAAGAGCCAGAAAAGAAGATTCCTTCCACTGCTGCAAATGCTACTACACGTTCTCCTATTAAGACAGATGGATATCAACCATGAAAACTTATCAGGATTGATACTCAGTTGTGATAAGAGCAGCAAGCAGTCCTTCAAAGAGGAATGAAGCAGCTCCTACTGAAGTGTGCTACAGCTTATCCCGACAACTATTATAGTAAAGGCTACAGGTTAACAAGTGAAGCTTGAAAATATGATAAATGGTAAGAACAGTAGCTGAAGGCAAGAATCCTTCCCCTAGGTTAACAATCAATACCACCTCTTTCTGAAGGTGGCACAAAGCAGTCACACTTTAGCAACCAACTGAAGTCACTGTTTATCACTCCACCAAGAGGGACATTGGCCTTAAAGGACACTTTATTACTCATAAAATTATGACCAGTTCCATCTCACCTGCAAAGTGAGGCACCAAGAATCACCAGGGCAGAGGAGCCATAGCCAACAACCATTAAGAGTCCCCTGGTGGAAAATGGCCAGTACCATTCTGGTCACACATTCAGTTTGCTCAAGCAGCGAGATGAATGGTGATTGCCACATACATTATCATCATTCAGAACACCAACAGTCTTACAAATATTCGTGCCCATTTGCAAGACTTTAAATTTCCTTTATCTCCATAATTATGCCAACGAGCATTTATTCACCCATCTGATAATCCCTGTGAATTGTGAAGTCTAGAGAAACTGTGGTTCCTCTGTTCCACTAGGAATTTCACTTTGCTTCCAATAGATGCGCTCACCATATGTTGCTTTCTTGTCCCCAATCCAGCGTATGGCCCAGTCAGCCTTCTTCTTAACGCATGGTAATGTTTCAATGGCATTAAAAAGGAATTccctgaaaagcaaagaactcATCAGTATGAGATTCACTCAGGAACAATCCTCCAAAGCCACCTGCTAGGTTCAGAGGACCCACCATGAGTTTTATATACACTCTTATTTGCCTCTTCCTTAGTTTCAGTGTTAAGCGGTTTCAGTTTCACTCAGGTGAGACCTCACAACTTAAGAGCAGATCTTTTGGATTGAAGTTGCTCCTAAGCAGCACTTttagcagcattttatttaaatcttgtttaaaaccaaaaaaaaatcagtttttgtttCACAGTAACTAGTAGGCAGCACATCTCAACAATAAGAGCTTCAAACCGTGCGTGAAAAGGCAATACCAACCTCTCCTTAGAATCTTTAATGTATGTGTCAATGAGAAGGCTGTACATTTCTGAATGTATGTTTTCCATGGCAATCTGGAAGCCATAGAAACAGCGCGCTTCTGTGATTTGCACTTCCTGACTGAACCGCTCCACCTAGAGGAAACAAACGAGCATTTGTGAGCACGTTTATAACCAAGCTGCAGGTCAGAGGCATTGGTGCTGCCTGCAATTACTACTGCTCAGCCCAGAGAACTCTGCAGATCAACTCCAGATGTGTGGGCAACATGAAGAGCTGTAGTAGCCCCTCACAGCTGCAAGACACAGACCTATGGAATCATTTATGTTGGAAAGggcccttaaaggccatcttgtccaactccctgcaataAGCAGGAACActtacagctccatcaggtgctcagagccccatccagactgaccTCAGGTGTCCCTAGAGATGGGGCACCTGCCACCT
This region of Excalfactoria chinensis isolate bCotChi1 chromosome 3, bCotChi1.hap2, whole genome shotgun sequence genomic DNA includes:
- the RRM2 gene encoding ribonucleoside-diphosphate reductase subunit M2 gives rise to the protein MLSARVPLAALQEQPRLSPLKNLALSDKENTPPALSSSRVLASKTARKIFQESEVKPVARGAEEEEPLLRENPRRFVIFPIQYHDIWQMYKKAEASFWTAEEVDLSKDLQHWESLKPEEKYFISHVLAFFAASDGIVNENLVERFSQEVQITEARCFYGFQIAMENIHSEMYSLLIDTYIKDSKEREFLFNAIETLPCVKKKADWAIRWIGDKKATYGERVVAFAAVEGIFFSGSFASIFWLKKRGLMPGLTFSNELISRDEGLHCDFACLMFKHLLHKPSEERVKEIIMNAVLIEQEFLTEALPVKLIGMNCTLMKQYIEFVADRLMLELGFRKIYKVENPFDFMENISLEGKTNFFEKRVGEYQRMGVMSKPTDNSFTLDAEF